In Piliocolobus tephrosceles isolate RC106 chromosome 4, ASM277652v3, whole genome shotgun sequence, the following are encoded in one genomic region:
- the LOC111528287 gene encoding proheparin-binding EGF-like growth factor — MKLLPSVVPKLLLAAVLSALVTGESLEQLRRGLAAGTSNPDPSTGSTDQLLPLGGGRDRKVRDLQEADLDLLRVTLSSKPQALATPSKEEHGKRKKKGKGLGKKRDPCLRKYKDFCIHGECKYVKELRAPSCICHPGYHGERCHGLSLPVENRLYTYDHTTILAVVAVVLSSVCLLVIVGLLMFRYHRRGGYDVENEEKVKLGLTNSH; from the exons ATGAAGCTGCTGCCGTCGGTGGTGCCGAAGCTCCTTCTGGCTGCAG TTCTTTCGGCACTGGTGACTGGCGAGAGCCTGGAGCAGCTTCGGAGAGGGCTAGCTGCTGGAACCAGCAACCCGGACCCTTCCACTGGATCCACGGACCAGCTGCTACCCCTAGGAGGCGGCCGGGACCGGAAAGTCCGTGACTTGCAAGAGGCAGATCTGGACCTTTTGAGAG TCACTTTATCCTCCAAGCCACAAGCACTGGCCACACCAAGCAAGGAGGAGCacgggaaaagaaagaagaaaggcaagGGACTGGGGAAGAAGAGGGACCCATGTCTTCGGAAATACAAGGACTTCTGCATCCACGGAGAATGCAAATATGTGAAGGAGCTCCGGGCTCCCTCCTGCAT CTGCCACCCGGGTTACCATGGAGAGAGGTGTCATGGGTTGAGCCTCCCAGTAGAAAATCGCTTATATACCTATGACCATACAACTATCCTGGCCGTGGTGGCCGTGGTGCTGTCATCTGTCTGTCTGCTGGTCATCGTGGGGCTTCTCATGTTTAG GTACCATAGGAGAGGTGGTTATGAtgtggaaaatgaagagaaagtgaAGTTGGGCTTGACTAATTCCCACTGA